The genomic region CGCTCATGGGAGCATTTGCCGCCGCATCCGGTGAGATCCAGTTCGCGGCGCTCGAGAATGCGCTGAAGCACCGGTTCCCGGGTGAGCTGGCAACCAAGAATATCGCAGCCGCAAAGACTGCATTCGATGCCGTCAAGGGGGCAGCATAATGTCACTTGCCATCGGATGCCGGGCACGGCCGGGAAAATCCCGGGACAACAAGACCGGTTCGTGGCGGGTCTTCAAACCGATATTCGACCATGAGAAGTGCTCGAAGTGCGGGATGTGCAGGACTCTGTGTCCCGAGGGATGCGTCCACGAGGATGACGGAGGATTCTTCGACCCCGACTATGCCTACTGCAAGGGCTGCGGGATCTGCGCTGCCGAATGTCCCAAGGATGCAATCACCATGAAACAGGAGGAGAAGTAGATGATGGAAATTACCGAAGGATCGCATGCGGTTGCCGAAGCGGTCCGCCTCTGCCGGCCGCAGGTGGTCTCGGCATACCCGATCACCCCCCAGACCCACATCGTCGAAGCACTTGCCGATTTTGTGGCAAACAATACGCTCGACGCAGAATATATCACCGTCGAGAACGAGCTCTCGGCACTCTCGGCCTGTGTCGGTGCCAGTGCAGCAGGCTCGCGGACCTACTCTGCAACAACCTCACAGGGGCTTATGCTGATGGCCGAGGTTGTCTTCAATGCTGCCGGGATGCGTCTTCCCATCATCATGTCGATTGCCAACCGGGCAATGGGTGCCCCCCTCTCTATCTGGAACGACATGCAGGACTCGATCTCGCTGCGGGACTCCGGCTGGCTCCAGTTCTATGCCGAGGACAACCAGGAGGCAACCGACCTCCACTTCCTTGCATACAAAGTGGCAGAAGATCCCACAATCCAGCTCCCGGCCTTTGTCTGTTTCGACGGTTTCATCCTCTCTCACACGTACGAACCCGTGGACATACTCACGCAGGAGCAGGTCGATTCATACCTCCCGAAATTCGCCCCGACCGAGCGGCTCGATGCC from uncultured Methanoregula sp. harbors:
- a CDS encoding 4Fe-4S binding protein, with amino-acid sequence MSLAIGCRARPGKSRDNKTGSWRVFKPIFDHEKCSKCGMCRTLCPEGCVHEDDGGFFDPDYAYCKGCGICAAECPKDAITMKQEEK
- a CDS encoding transketolase C-terminal domain-containing protein; protein product: MMEITEGSHAVAEAVRLCRPQVVSAYPITPQTHIVEALADFVANNTLDAEYITVENELSALSACVGASAAGSRTYSATTSQGLMLMAEVVFNAAGMRLPIIMSIANRAMGAPLSIWNDMQDSISLRDSGWLQFYAEDNQEATDLHFLAYKVAEDPTIQLPAFVCFDGFILSHTYEPVDILTQEQVDSYLPKFAPTERLDAKDPISFGMYATPEYYLEFRYEMDQAQKLAKGAIAKYGREFGTMFGRDYSAFIEGYQLDDAETAIIAMGSICGTVKDAIDEMRAEGKKVGLLKIRIFRPFPGEEIAKALSHVKRVAVLDKNVSLGSHGGAAALEIRDALYGSAIPVKGYILGLGGRDIRKKDIREIVSLSEKGIGDQFYGLRKELI